DNA from Candidatus Zixiibacteriota bacterium:
CCGAGCTGGAAGTCTACGACTACCCGGGATTGTATCCCGATCAGGGGACCGGCGGGACACTGGCGCGCGCGCGATTGGAGGCATTGCAATCGCCGCGGTTGAGCGCTGTCGGCGAGAGCACCTGCCGACGAATGATCCCCGGATTTAAGTTCACGATGCAGGAGCACCGGCGCGAATCATTCAACCAGGAGTATCTCCTCACGTCCGTACGGCACACCGCCAGCCAGCCGTTGGGTCAGGACGAGACCGGCGGGCGTTTTCATTATAGCAATTCGTTTGTCGCGATTCCGGCGTCGGTGCCGTATCGCCCGCCCCGCGTGACACCCAAGCCGGTGGTCGAGGGAACGCAGACCGCCGTTGTCACCGGCCCGGCGGGCGAGGAGATTTACACCGACGAGTACGGACGAATCAAAGTCCAATTCCACTGGGACCGCGAAGGAAAGAAGGACGACAAGTCATCTTGCTGGATCCGCGTTGCGCATCCGTGGGCGGGCCCCTCATGGGGCTCAATGTTTATCCCGCGCGTCGGATTCGAGGTCGCCGTGCAGTTTCTCGAAGGCGACCCCGACCGGCCGCTCGTCATCGGCTCGGTCTACAATGCGCAAAACATGCCGCCCTATCCGCTTGATGCGCAGAAAAACAAAAGCACGATCAAATCCAACAGCACCAAGGGCGGCGGCGGATCAAATGAACTCCGATTTGACGACACCAAGGGTTCTGAGGAAGTCTATCAACACGCGCAAAAAGACCTCACCATCCGTACCGAAAACGACAAGAATCAGAGCACCGGCCACGACGAGACGCTGAAGATCGGCAACGACCGCAGCAAGGATGTCGGCAACAACGAGACGACGAAGATCGGCAAAGACCGCACCGAAGAAGTCGGTGCCAACGAGACGATTAAGATCGGCACGGATCGCACCGAAGAGGTCGGCGCCAACGAAAAAATCAAGATCGGCGCCGACCGCACCGAAGAAGTGGCCGCCAACGAAACGATCAAGATCGGCGCCGACCGCACCGAGGACGTCGCTGGCAACGAGACGATCAAAATCGGGGGCAACGAGAGCATCACGGTCGGCGGATCGATGACGTTGAGTGTCGGCAGCGGCGGCACGATCAAGGTCGCCAAGGATGTGTCGACCTCGGTTGGCGCCGACTCCAGCACGTCGGTGGGCAAGGCGATGTCGACCGACGTCGGCAAGACCTACGACCTTTCCGCAGGCGATTCGATGACCATCAGCTCCAACAAGGACATCACGCTCAGTTGCGGCAAGGCGACCATCAATATGAAAAAAGACGGCACCATCACCATCAACGGCAAGGACGTCACCATGCAGGGGTCCGGGAAAATCACGGTGAAGGCGTCGAAGGATGTCATCGTCAAAGGCAAAAAGATTTTGGAGAATTAGGAGCGACACATATGGAGACGCCAACCTGGGAACAACTGACAACGGCCGGAGCGGACGTGCGATTGGCGCGCATCGCCGCGATTACCGACGACGGCACCGTGCGGGTTGCCCTCTCCGATGATTGCATTGTGTCGGCGGATCGCCTGGAGAGCGTATCAATCGAATCAGTCCGCCGGGCGCACGCCGACCAGCGCCGCGTCATGGTCTTTCTCGATCGACAGGACGAAACCCAGCCGGTCATCCTCGGAGTCGTCGCCGACCCGTTCTCAACGCAGGCGATTGTCGATGGCGAGAACTTCGAGATTCGCGGCGATCAACAGGTGACCCTGCGATGCGGCAAGGCGAGCATCACGCTGACGAGGGCCGGGAAGATCATGGTGCGCGGGACGTACCTCTCCTCGCGTTCGTCGGGCGTTAATCGCGTCAAGGGCGCGTCGGTCCAGATCAACTGACGACGCACCGATTCCCACGATTGACGAGACACTGATGTCCCGTCGCGCTGCCATCCATCCATGCAACTGATCAATGCCACGCGCATGGCCGCCGGGTTCACGCTCGGACGCGACAGTTCCGGACGGGAGTCGGTCGTTGTCGTTGCCAAGGGGACATTCACGCTTCCATCCGACGGCGACAGGTCTCGTCTCCTCCCGATTCAGGAGCCGTTGGTCACGGCGGATGTCTTCTCCGGCGAGCCGGGGTTTTCCGCACCGATTTACGAGAGCGATTTTGCACCGCTCAAGTTGCGCTGCGATGTTCTGCTCAACGGCAGCGCCCACGCGCCCGGCGGCAAGCCGGCCCAGCGTGTCGATGTCGCATTGCGTGTCGCCACGATCACCAAGTCGTTTGAAGTCGTCGGCCCGCGCACCTGGCGGCAGGGGCTGGTGGGGTTTGCCGCATCGGAGGCGGAGTTTTTGACGGTCCTGCCGATTTCCTACGACAACGCGTTCGGCGGCGTCGACCAGAGCGATCCCGACAAGCCGCGATTTTATCCGTCCAATCACGCTGGCGTCGGTTACCACCACAATACATCGCTCGATTCTGTTGTCGGCCAGCCATTGCCGAACACCCAGGAGCCGGAGAACCCGGTCACCAATCCGCGCGGCGTCTATCGACCCATGGCATTCGGCGCGATCGGACGCAGTTGGGATCCGCGCCCGCAATATGCGGGGACCTACGATCAGCGCTGGATCGACGATGTATTCCCGTTTCTGCCGAAGGATTTCCGCAACGAGTACTTTCAGTGCGCCCCTCCCGATCAGCAATGCGACTACCTGCGCGGCGGTGAGGCGGTCGCGCTGGTCAATCTGACGCCGCTCGGCCGCTGTTCATTCCAGTTGCCGACTGTCGTTTTACCGGTCGAATTCACCGATATCGACTCCAACCGCACGCGCGTCGATGCCGTCTGCGACACGCTGATCATCGAGCCCGATCAGTCCCGTTTCATGATGGTCTGGCGCGCGTCGCTGTCGCTGAAACGCGACATCATGGCCATGCGGCAGGCGATCGTCGGTACGCCGCCGCCCGGCTGGAAGCGGGCGCGCGATACCGGGAAAGTCTACTACCCCTCATTGGCGGCGCTCGGAGAGTAAATCGATGAAACCGGCGGTGCTGGCGACGGGAATGGTGACGGCGATCGGGCTGGATGCACCGTCATCGTGCGCGGCGATCCGTAGCGGAATCACCGGCCACACCGAGACGCGGTTTCTGTATGACGGCGACTTCATCGTCGGCTGTCCCGTACCGTGGGCGGAGCCGGTGCGCGGTGTCGAACGGCTCCGCCAGATGACCGTCTCTTCGATCAGAGAATGTGCGGATGGTTTCGCCCGGTTGGATCCAAAGAAAACAGCTCTGTTGATCTGCCTTGCCGAAGCCGACCGTCCCGGACGATTCGACGGATTGGATGCGACTTTTGCAGACTCCGTTCACGCCGCACTGGGCTGGCCGCGCCATCCCGACTCCGCCGTGATCAACGACGGTCGTGTCGGGGGTGTGCGTGCTCTCGAACGCGCCCGCGCGCTGGTGGCGTCACGACGCGCCACGCATTGCATCGTCGCGGGCGCCGACACGATGCTGGCTGCCGACACACTGACAGCGGCCAGTGCGGCGCATCGATTGCAGACGGTGGAAAACTCCGATGGCTTCATACCCGGTGAAGCAGCGGCCGCGGTTCTGATCGGCATTCCCGCGGATAAGACCTGTCACCTCGAGTGCCGGGGCGTCGGCTACGGCGAGGAACGCGCCACCCGCGACTCGGGCGAACCGTTGCGTGGCGAAGGCATGGTCGCCGCCTTGCGGGCCGCCCTGGCCGATTCGTCGGTCGCATTGAATTCGCTCGACTACCGCATCACCGATTTGTCGGGTACGCAGTATGGGTTTAAGGAAGCGACCTTGGCATTGGACCGGCTGCTGCGTGATCGCAAAGAGGAATTCGACTTGTGGCATCCGGCCGAATGCATCGGGGAAGTCGGCGCGGCATTTATCCCGTGCGCGCTCGGAGTTGCGCTGACGGCCGCGCGTAAGGGGTACGCACCGGGACCGGGGCTGCTGTGCCACTGCGCCGCCGATGGTCCGGGACGGGCCGCGGTTGTCCTGTACCGCACCGACAGGGAGCCGCGTTGATGTCGAACAAGGTATTCGCCAACACTCGCGAAATTTCCTGCAAAGCGGCGGCGGGCAAGTCGATCTGCAGCTTCCCCGATGTCTGCCTCAGCCCGCCCTCGCCCCCGGCGGGACCGGTTCCGATTCCGTATCCCAATACGGCATTCGCCAGTGATGCGACCAGCGGCTCCAAAAACGTGAAGATCTCCGGCAAGGAGATCATGCTCAAGAACAAGTCGTACTTCAAGAAAAGCACCGGCGATGAGGCGGCGACCAAGTCATTGGGTATGGGAGTGGTCACGCATCAGATTCAGGGCAAAGTCTACTTCGTCAGTTGGTCGATGGACGTCAAAGTCGAGGGACAGAATGCCTGCCGCCACCTCGACATGACCACGCACAACCACATGTCGCCGACGCCGAACACCGGCCCGTGGCCGTACGCCGACACGCAGGCGATCGCCAACATCAGCGAGTGCGATGGCGATGCCGGCGAAGCCAAGACAAAGTGCGCCGGTCAGAAGGGACCACCGAAGTGCACGGAGGCGTGTCGAAAGGCACAAAAATGTGTTCTCGTAAAGAAGTCGGACGATAAGAAGGCCTGTTGCGAGCATGAAACGACCGGACACCACTTGGTCGAGGTCCATTGCTTCTCGCCGACCGGCGAGCGCGGCGGTTCGCTCGAAGATTTGGAGTCATACAACCAGAACGCCGCGCCGTGTGTGTGTGCGTCACAGTCGCGTGCCGACGGATCGCATGGAGTCCTGCACGCCGTGCAGGGTCAACTGGAAGGCGCGCACAACAGCAAACCGGGTGAGCCGAACTGCGAGTGGGAAGATGCCGGCGGAAAGATCAAAGGAAAGAAGAAGCGCGCCAACGCGGTCTCCAAGTGGACATACTCCGAGGCCCGTGACGCTGGCGCCAAGGCGCACAAAATCGCCTTTCCTCACTGCAACGAGGACTGCATCAAGAAGCAGTTGGATGCCTATCACAAAGACGAGTGCGGCCTCGACGATGACACGCCCTTGCGGAGCGATCCCGGCGCACCGAATCGTTCTGCCGGAACACTGAGCAAGAAACAGCAACAGCAGGTTGACGATGCGGTCGATGCCATCCGCGGCGTTGGAAACTCGTCCTCCAGCGTATGACCGATGCCGACACGTCCGTTGACGATGGGGGTTCAGGACCAGTGAATCAGATCGGACCGACACCGTTCAGTTTTCTCTCCGGATTTGTACAGGACCGCAATACCGCCCGCGTCATTGCGCAAGTCGATCAATTGCGTGATCAGGGCTCCACTGCGTCACGACTGATGAAGTGGACGCGCGACGAGGGTCAGTGGATGTCCTTTCGTCTGGAGTGGACGGCGACACGCATGTGGGTGCTTACGAAGCCGGAAATGCAGGTATTTGCAATCGGACCCGATGGCATCGTGAGTGTTGGTACCTCCAAGGGGATGAGTGAAGAGGAAGTCGATCCCGGCGACGATGGCCCGCGCCGTCGGGGACCGATCCGCGACTTGCAATTCATCGGATCGCACCTGTACGTCGCCGGGATGAGCCGTCAGGTATACCGTCGTGAGGCACCGAATCGATGGATGCGACAAGATGACGGCGCCGTCCTGCCACGCGGAGATATGACAGTCGCGGGTTTCAATTCGATCGACGGTCTCGATGAGAATGACATATACGCGGTCGGATTCAATGGCGAAATCTGGCGACGGAGCGGCGAGAAGTGGCGTAAACTCGACAGCCCCACCAATCTCGTACTGCACCGTGTGCGGGTGATTCGTCCCGACCTTGTCTTCATCTGTGGACAGGAGGGCGTGTTGATGCGCGGCAGCGGTGAGCGCTGGCGTATTATCGAACACGATGCAACTGCGGAGGATTTCTGGGGGATGGAATGGTTCGGCGATAGACTCTATCTGGCCTGTGATGACGGTTTGTATGTGCTTGCCGCCGATGATTCGGTGAACGCGGTCGACACCGGCTTGGCAGCCGAATGGACCACACGTCATCTACACACTAACGATGGTGTTCTGTGGTCGTTTGGCCCCAAGAGCATTGCCTGGACTGAAGACGGCCGACTCTGGAACGATGTGACGCCATGAACGCAGGTGTCGTCGCACCCGTCATCAGTCAGCACGCCGAGGAAGCGTCGTTCTTGTGGCTGCTGCGCAGCGCGGCCGTGAACGCCCCTCATTACACATTGCGCGATTTGGCGGAGCTGGATACTCGCGTCGAAGCGCATCTCGACGGCCTGCGCATCGCGGGCGCGGCCGGATGGGACATCTGTCGGAACGAGCTGGCCTGGGAGGAGCCGGGCGAAGTCTTCGTCGCCGGCTGCCTCGCATTCGCCAACGGCGACATGACTCGCATGCGCGCAGTCCTCGATGTCGTTCAACAATCCGGACAGTGTATCCCAGGGGTGATCTCCGCGCTGGGATGGCTCGATTACGACGACGTGTCCGAGCGCGTCAAGCAACTCCTGTCGGCTCGCACGCCTGACCTTCGCCGCATCGGTATAGCGGCGATGGCGATCCATCGACGTGACGTCGGTGCCGATCTCGCATCGGCCATCGACGATGACGAGAGCTCACTTCGAGCGGCGGCACTTCGCGCCGCCGGTCAGTTGGGTCGGGCCGATTGCCTCTCTGCGCTGGTCTCACATCTGGAAGATCCCGATGCCATGTGCCGCTTCTGGGCCGCCTGGTCGGCGGTACGCATGGGAGAACCCAATGGGTTGCATGTGCTGCGTGAACTGGCAGAGTCGGGTTTTGTGCGTCGTCAGCGAGCGCTCGACGTTGCCCTGCGCGCGATGCCTCTGCCCCAGGCGTTGCGATGGCAGAGTGCGCTTGCTTCAAATCCGGAGCTGGCACGACAAGCCGTCATCGCCGCCGGAGTGATCGGCGACCCATCGCTGGTTCCATGGCTGCTCGAGCGAATGGCGAGTCCCGAGCTGGCTCGCGTGGCGGGCGAGGCATTCACGCTCATTACCGGCGTCGATCTCGCGCTCGCCGACCTGGATGGTGACTCCCCGGATGGATTCGAACCTGCTCCGACCGATGATATTGCCGATGAATCGGTCGACATCGATCCGGACATTGACCTCCCTTGGCCTGACCCGGAAGCGCTGCGCGGCTGGTGGAATGAGCATCAGGGTGATTTTCGAAGCGGCGAGCGCTGCTTGCTGGGAAAACCGCCTGAGCCGGCCGCACTGAAAGAGATTCTGCGGCTGGGGTTTCAACGTCAGCGCGCCGCCGCCGCCATGCAGCTTGCGTTGAGCGCTCCGAAGGCACTGCTGTACGAAATCCGGTCGCCCGGATTCCGGCAGCGCGCCGATTGGGGTGTCTAAGGGCCGTCTGCGGCGAATCTGCGGGGTGCATAGTAACCCCCTCACCCAACCGTCTTCGACATTGCCGTGGCAATACACAATGGAGTATCATCCAGCGCATGACGCCAGATCAGAGGACTGTCCGCGACACGTCCGCCGACCGCTTTGACGACGATTCCGATGTCGCGATACTCGACGCCGAGCCGGAATCCCCATACCGCTACTACGTCGAAGATGAAAAGCCGCGCGCCGATGCGGCATTCTTCGAATTGTTGTTGGCGCGAATCGTGCGCGGCGGCGGCGATGCCGATTCCGTGCGCGAGTACTGGCCACGCGTCGTCACCGCGCTGTCGGGCTTCAACGCGTTTCGCCTGGCCTACCTCAGCGAATCGGAAGTGGCATCGTCGATCCAATCGGTCGGTGGACGCTTCAGCGCGACACTGGGATCGCGTGCCCGGGACATAATCGCCTGGGCGGAGGCGTTCTGGCGCGTGCGTCAGATTTACGGATCGTTTCGCCAGTATATCCGATCATTCGATACCGATGGCATCGATGCCATGCTGGCCGATATGACGCAACGGCTGCCGGGACTGTCGCGCGAATTCCTGACCGAGTTCCTTCACGAAGCGGGAGAACGGCTCCCGTCGACGGGAACCCAGCAGGGCGGACGGTCGCGCCGGCAGCGTCAGGGACGCGGTCGGCGGCAACAGCCCAAAAGGCAGCAGCCAGAGCCGCCGAAAGCAGAGTCGGCGCCGACCAGCAAAGCGCAGCCGACATCCGCCGCCGACGCAGACAAGTCGGGACCTAACCGCGGCAATAAGCGCGGCCGCCGACGCTTCTTTCGCCGACGCCGGGGTCGGCAACAGGGCGGCGATCAGGAAGCAAAGACCAAGCCATAGAATGCCCCGCTCCGGCGGCGTCACTTACGGGGTCAAGCGCCCGCGATGACCCACAGCAGAAGCATCAACAGCATCTGTGCGGTCGCCCTGCTGCTGACCGGCCCTGGCTGCACGCGCGGAGACACTCCCCAAATGGCTGAAACCAAGACTGCTTCGACATCGCGCCCAGTCGAATCAGGTCACGCTCCGGTCAACGGCATCCGCATGTATTATGAGGTACACGGCGGCGGAGATGATGTCCCTCTCCTCCTGCTCCACGGGGGCGGGTCGACCATCGAAGTGACCTTTGGCCGGATCCTCCCTTTTTTCGCCTCACGCGGACGAGTCATCGCAGTCGAGGAGCAGGGGCATGGTCGCACCTCTGATCGCGTTGGACCGGTGAGCTTTGAGCGCACTGCGGACGATGTCGCGGCCCTGCTTCGCCACCTGGAGGTCGCACGGGCCGATCTTCTGGGTTTCAGCAACGGTGCCAGTATTGCGCTCCAGGTTGCCATACGGCACGCGCCGGCCGTGCGAAAACTGATCTTTGCGTCGTCCATCACGAAGCGGGATGGCGCAGATCCGCAGTTCTGGGAGTTCATCGCGCGGGCCGAGTTCTCTAATATGCCGCAGCCGCTTAAAGACTCATTTCTGCAGGTAAACCCGGACCCTGATCAGCTCAAAACCATGCATGAGAAGGATGCCGCGAGGATGCGCAGTTTTCAGGACGTGCCCGACAGTCTGGTGCGCTCCGTTCGGGCGCCGACGTTGATCCTCCTCGGCGATCAGGACATTGTGCGACTCGAGCATGCGGTTGACCTGACACGCATGATTCCGGGTGCACGGCTCATGGTTTTGCCGGGCGGACATGGAGATTATCTGGGAGAGTTATTGTCGATGTCCGGGGACGCATATTATCCCGCGTTGACGGCTGAGCTGATCAACGAGTTCCTCGATGCGCCGTGATGCCCCGATGCCAGGGGCTGAGTGAGAGGGAGATGAGCATGATGGAGGCGGGGGGAATCGAATGCGCCGGAGGCGCACAAGCCCCTTGGGCGCAGCTTTACCCGCCGCTGGCGGGCCGCGCCTGATTCTCCCATTCGTCCAGCCACTTACGGCCCTGACCGGACTTCAGGAATTTCTCACGAATCCGTGCCTGTGCGTGATCGGTGTACTCCTCTGTAAAGATCAGACGGAAATCTCCAAGCATTCGGCTCACCGACGTGCCGGCCGATCGATGCTCATTCAGACGCCGCGGCAGGTTGTTAGTGATGCCAACGTACCGGCGTCCGGAATCACCGCGCAGAACGTACACTGTAACCACGGATGGCTTTGATGGAGGCGGGGGGAATCGAACCCCCGTCCGAAAGCCCTTCGAAGAGACCGTCTACCCGCGTAGTCGCTTCTTTCTATCTCGCCGGATCAACCGTCAGGCGACAAACTGCTGATCCAGCCAGCCCGATTCAGTTTCGCCTATGTCCTCGGGCGTGACGGTCGGCTATCCCCCTTTGTCGGCGATCGGCAACGGGCGGGAGGAGCGTCCGGTACCGTCGGGCTACTCTAACCTAATGGTCAGGCAGCCAACGCATACGAATAGACGTCTGCGTTTATGGTTTTTCTGAGGGTTTAACGAGGTCCCAGAAACCTCGGCGGGCAAGCCTCCTGTCGGTGACTCCGTCGAAACCAGTCGCCCCCGAAGAGGACTTACTCTTCAGACATGAGCGTTACGCAAATCACGATTAACTGTTTGCGTGACAAACAGATGTCCATACGGAGGCGCCGTTTGTATCTGACAACATGTTGACCATCAAGGGATTAGGCGATAATTGGGCTTCGGGCCCCGGTCTCTCTATGAGCTTTATGAGAGCACGGAGATCGCGGGAGGGCACGTTCACTCGCTCGCATCGTTTCCCGTCAATCGCGTCTGATCCGGGAGCCCTCCGCGGCGACTCGTGGAGCGCCTATCGGCCGATCAGCCGGCCAACTGCCACCTCAAAGGCAAAATGCGCTTGACAACCCCTGTTTGAAGCTTAATCTAATGACTGGGTTGGCCGAGTTTCGAGGCAATTGAGCACGCAGGAAATTGGGAAAAAGACCGATTGCGTCGTGGCCGGCTTCAGTTACCTCACTTACTAAAGAGTCTTTGCCCCTGGCCGGGTCCCACCCCGGCACCGCAAGACGGCAGGCGTTGGAGTCTAACGATCAGGTACTGCGCGAACGCGACAGATTCGCTTCGAGGTGGCGTACACGCAGATTCAGACGTGAATTCAACTAACGATCTCACAGGCGAACAATCGGCATTCTTGGCCTACTGTAAGGAGGTGGTAGCTGCCTAATCAGGTTGAATGAAACCTCAACAGCAGGACCCGGCACTCTCCGCACTGCGGTTGCGAGGCGCCGGTGTCGCAGTGGCTCGAACGTCGTCGCATCGACGGCGAATCAGGAAACGAAGGATTCAGCACCTCTCTGCAAGGAGACACGAATGACGGGGAAGATTCTCAAAGTTGGCGCTGCAATCTGCCTGGCGGTTCTCGTCTTGGCCGGTACCGCGAATGCTTTTGAGTCGCGGGACAAGGCCGAGAAATCCGACCGGATGCAGATTCTGCGCCAGAACGGCGTTCTCGATCGCTGGGAACATTTTCGCCAGAATGGGCTCAACGCCCAATACCGGATTATCAAGGACCTCGGTCCGGATCGCGGGTGGCGTCCGGACATGCTTCATCCCTCGGCGGTTGAGAATGCGTATTCAATCGTCAACGACCGCCCGAGAATGGGCTCAGGCAACAGTCTTCTCGATTTGGACACCTTGGCCCCAGACCCGCTCCCGGCGCATATCGCCAACACGTCGTACGACAGTCAGGCGAATGACTCCCAGGGGCATCAGATTGCGCGCAATCCCGGAGCAGACTTTGTCCACATGGTGTGGATTCACTGGGATGAGATTCCCGAAGACATCGCGGACGCCGATCGTTTCGTGAACTACGCTGCGTGGGATGTCTTGGCTGCCCCCGGATTCGAATTACTCCCCG
Protein-coding regions in this window:
- the tssI gene encoding type VI secretion system tip protein TssI/VgrG, which produces MMVLDVASESILTFTVDGFDGELRVLQLSGREAMSELFHFGVDLACQDSEIDLDGIVGQAAQLQIHYLDGARELNGIISRFEQGHVGETFTAYYAELVPSVWLLTQRYDSRIFQEQSVPDIIQAVLKNSGATSRFALKGSHAPREYCVQYRETDWNFIMRLMEEVGIFCQWEHRDGKDILVIADAPGVHVPIDGTPDVLFREPTGLVEAEEFIYQFRSAQQIRPGKITHTDYNFKTPALDMFKDQSARRNPELEVYDYPGLYPDQGTGGTLARARLEALQSPRLSAVGESTCRRMIPGFKFTMQEHRRESFNQEYLLTSVRHTASQPLGQDETGGRFHYSNSFVAIPASVPYRPPRVTPKPVVEGTQTAVVTGPAGEEIYTDEYGRIKVQFHWDREGKKDDKSSCWIRVAHPWAGPSWGSMFIPRVGFEVAVQFLEGDPDRPLVIGSVYNAQNMPPYPLDAQKNKSTIKSNSTKGGGGSNELRFDDTKGSEEVYQHAQKDLTIRTENDKNQSTGHDETLKIGNDRSKDVGNNETTKIGKDRTEEVGANETIKIGTDRTEEVGANEKIKIGADRTEEVAANETIKIGADRTEDVAGNETIKIGGNESITVGGSMTLSVGSGGTIKVAKDVSTSVGADSSTSVGKAMSTDVGKTYDLSAGDSMTISSNKDITLSCGKATINMKKDGTITINGKDVTMQGSGKITVKASKDVIVKGKKILEN
- a CDS encoding DUF2169 domain-containing protein, encoding MQLINATRMAAGFTLGRDSSGRESVVVVAKGTFTLPSDGDRSRLLPIQEPLVTADVFSGEPGFSAPIYESDFAPLKLRCDVLLNGSAHAPGGKPAQRVDVALRVATITKSFEVVGPRTWRQGLVGFAASEAEFLTVLPISYDNAFGGVDQSDPDKPRFYPSNHAGVGYHHNTSLDSVVGQPLPNTQEPENPVTNPRGVYRPMAFGAIGRSWDPRPQYAGTYDQRWIDDVFPFLPKDFRNEYFQCAPPDQQCDYLRGGEAVALVNLTPLGRCSFQLPTVVLPVEFTDIDSNRTRVDAVCDTLIIEPDQSRFMMVWRASLSLKRDIMAMRQAIVGTPPPGWKRARDTGKVYYPSLAALGE
- a CDS encoding PAAR-like domain-containing protein, with the protein product MSNKVFANTREISCKAAAGKSICSFPDVCLSPPSPPAGPVPIPYPNTAFASDATSGSKNVKISGKEIMLKNKSYFKKSTGDEAATKSLGMGVVTHQIQGKVYFVSWSMDVKVEGQNACRHLDMTTHNHMSPTPNTGPWPYADTQAIANISECDGDAGEAKTKCAGQKGPPKCTEACRKAQKCVLVKKSDDKKACCEHETTGHHLVEVHCFSPTGERGGSLEDLESYNQNAAPCVCASQSRADGSHGVLHAVQGQLEGAHNSKPGEPNCEWEDAGGKIKGKKKRANAVSKWTYSEARDAGAKAHKIAFPHCNEDCIKKQLDAYHKDECGLDDDTPLRSDPGAPNRSAGTLSKKQQQQVDDAVDAIRGVGNSSSSV
- a CDS encoding TIGR02270 family protein is translated as MNAGVVAPVISQHAEEASFLWLLRSAAVNAPHYTLRDLAELDTRVEAHLDGLRIAGAAGWDICRNELAWEEPGEVFVAGCLAFANGDMTRMRAVLDVVQQSGQCIPGVISALGWLDYDDVSERVKQLLSARTPDLRRIGIAAMAIHRRDVGADLASAIDDDESSLRAAALRAAGQLGRADCLSALVSHLEDPDAMCRFWAAWSAVRMGEPNGLHVLRELAESGFVRRQRALDVALRAMPLPQALRWQSALASNPELARQAVIAAGVIGDPSLVPWLLERMASPELARVAGEAFTLITGVDLALADLDGDSPDGFEPAPTDDIADESVDIDPDIDLPWPDPEALRGWWNEHQGDFRSGERCLLGKPPEPAALKEILRLGFQRQRAAAAMQLALSAPKALLYEIRSPGFRQRADWGV
- a CDS encoding alpha/beta hydrolase, with the translated sequence MTHSRSINSICAVALLLTGPGCTRGDTPQMAETKTASTSRPVESGHAPVNGIRMYYEVHGGGDDVPLLLLHGGGSTIEVTFGRILPFFASRGRVIAVEEQGHGRTSDRVGPVSFERTADDVAALLRHLEVARADLLGFSNGASIALQVAIRHAPAVRKLIFASSITKRDGADPQFWEFIARAEFSNMPQPLKDSFLQVNPDPDQLKTMHEKDAARMRSFQDVPDSLVRSVRAPTLILLGDQDIVRLEHAVDLTRMIPGARLMVLPGGHGDYLGELLSMSGDAYYPALTAELINEFLDAP
- a CDS encoding GIY-YIG nuclease family protein; its protein translation is MVTVYVLRGDSGRRYVGITNNLPRRLNEHRSAGTSVSRMLGDFRLIFTEEYTDHAQARIREKFLKSGQGRKWLDEWENQARPASGG